A window of Octopus sinensis linkage group LG29, ASM634580v1, whole genome shotgun sequence contains these coding sequences:
- the LOC115225976 gene encoding uncharacterized protein LOC115225976 produces the protein MRVSGTRHCKRPLNAGHQKQCAEYFVSSCYSVMCLTLFISGTHLKIVFPKIISDDFKPKIQRLDSTSITSSTTQPSFICNRDCKLWEELASSDFSRPSPRDISTALAAEYMREMSYNTQEMVVQVAQDEPTLLEVQRIEYNRFLTSGNSNEGRIFFLDAPGRTGKTFHMNLLLAKIRQKIRILIAVASSGIAATLLHGCRTAHSAFKLPLDLTKQGNPTCNVSRGSAMGNLLTECSLIIWDEEAMCYKAAFEALERSLQDLRRNMRVMGGVIVLLAGNFRQTLPVIPWRTRANEVNASIKSS, from the coding sequence ATGAGGGTCTCTGGAACACGGCATTGCAAGAGGCCTCTGAATGCAGGACACCAGAAGCAATGCGCCGAATATTTTGTCTCATCTTGCTATTCAGTAATGTGTCTAACCCTCTTCATTTCTGGGACACATTTAAAGATAGTTTTTCCGAAGATTATCTCCGACGACTTCAAGCCGAAGATCCAACGGCTGGATTCGACCTCAATAACGTCATCTACAACACAGCCCTCCTTTATTTGCAATCGCGACTGCAAGCTATGGGAGGAGTTGGCGTCCTCAGATTTCAGTCGGCCGTCTCCGCGGGATATTTCAACTGCTTTAGCTGCTGAGTACATGCGAGAGATGAGCTACAACACGCAGGAAATGGTGGTGCAGGTTGCTCAGGACGAGCCTACACTTTTGGAAGTACAGAGAATTGAATACAATAGGTTCCTCACCAGTGGCAATTCCAACGAAGGACGAATTTTTTTCTTGGATGCTCCCGGCAGAACCGGAAAAACTTTTCACATGAACCTCCTACTCGCCAAAATTCGTCAGAAAATCCGAATTCTTATAGCGGTTGCATCCAGCGGCATCGCAGCAACTCTACTGCATGGCTGTCGTACGGCACACTCAGCATTCAAATTACCACTAGACTTGACCAAACAGGGAAATCCAACTTGCAATGTTAGTCGCGGCTCAGCCATGGGGAATCTTCTCACTGAGTGCAGCCTTATCATTTGGGATGAGGAAGCCATGTGTTATAAGGCAGCATTTGAGGCGCTCGAGCGGTCTCTTCAAGATCTGAGACGCAATATGAGAGTGATGGGTGGAGTGATTGTTCTGCTTGCTGGCAACTTCCGACAAACTCTACCTGTCATTCCCTGGCGGACAAGAGCTAACGAAGTAAATGCTTCCATAAAATCATCCTAG